In Lacibacter sp. H407, a genomic segment contains:
- a CDS encoding co-chaperone GroES — translation MAKKVSVTPLHDRVIVKPAPAEEKTAGGIIIPDTAKEKPQRGTVVAAGPGKKDEPVTVKVGDTVLYGKYAGTEIAIDGDDLLIMRESDILAIV, via the coding sequence ATGGCTAAGAAGGTAAGTGTTACCCCTTTACATGACAGGGTAATTGTGAAGCCTGCTCCTGCTGAAGAAAAAACAGCTGGTGGTATCATCATCCCCGATACTGCAAAAGAAAAACCACAGCGTGGTACTGTAGTTGCTGCCGGTCCTGGCAAAAAAGACGAACCTGTTACCGTGAAAGTCGGCGATACGGTTTTGTATGGTAAATATGCAGGTACTGAAATCGCTATTGATGGCGATGATCTGTTGATCATGCGTGAAAGCGACATTCTGGCAATTGTATAA
- a CDS encoding peptidase domain-containing ABC transporter has protein sequence MANNQAAKDLKRPLQRLLQVLNLERKEIGAIYFYAILAGVLQLAMPLGIQAIINFVLAGRLSTSIIVLIILVVISVFFTGLLQVNQMKIIEKIQQRIFTRYSFEFAWRIPRLDLKKIDQYYLPEFVNRFFDTINLEKSLSRLLLDIPAALIQVLFGLILLSLYANVFIIFSLLVLLILFLIIRITYARGLSTSLDESEYKYEVAGWLEEIARVLKSFQFSRGSSLPVDKTDLLVTKYLHARTSHFRILLMQYWSLIGFKILITAGMLIVGAVLLVSNEINVGQFAAAEIVILLVLASVEKLIRSLDKIYDILTAVEKLGKVIDKPLEPEGTLGLDASLQGVSIQVNNVSFSYNDQRPILNNLSLKIGAGEKVCIRGGEGSGKSTFLKLLTGAYSDFDGNILMNDVPLGNYKPVLLRSETGILFNRLEIFQGTLYENITLGDTNITTSQINALAAKLGISEFIASLKKGFDTEIDAVGNRLSSAVIRKVLLLRALVSSPKLLLLEEPWLGLDPECRRRIEQYLLEEIPATTVVVITNDDSFANRCNRIFYMHDGKVVREEQPISKQ, from the coding sequence ATGGCAAACAACCAGGCAGCGAAGGACCTGAAACGTCCGCTGCAACGCTTATTACAGGTATTGAACCTGGAGCGAAAGGAGATAGGTGCAATTTATTTTTACGCAATCCTTGCGGGTGTATTGCAACTGGCTATGCCGTTGGGTATACAGGCCATTATCAATTTTGTACTTGCCGGCCGTTTATCTACTTCCATTATTGTATTGATCATTCTTGTGGTGATCAGTGTTTTCTTTACCGGTTTGCTGCAGGTAAACCAGATGAAGATCATTGAGAAAATTCAACAACGGATCTTCACCCGTTATTCATTTGAATTTGCATGGCGTATTCCACGTCTCGATCTAAAAAAAATTGACCAGTACTATCTTCCTGAATTTGTCAACCGTTTTTTTGACACCATTAATCTTGAAAAAAGTCTCAGCCGTTTATTACTCGATATTCCGGCAGCATTGATACAGGTATTGTTTGGTTTGATCCTGTTATCGCTCTACGCCAATGTATTTATCATTTTTAGTTTGCTTGTTTTACTCATCTTGTTTTTAATTATCCGGATCACGTATGCCAGAGGCCTTTCTACAAGTCTCGACGAAAGTGAATACAAATATGAAGTGGCAGGATGGCTTGAAGAAATTGCACGAGTATTAAAGTCGTTTCAATTTTCACGTGGCTCTTCACTGCCGGTTGATAAAACCGATCTGCTCGTTACAAAATATCTGCATGCACGCACCAGTCATTTTCGAATTCTGCTGATGCAATACTGGTCGTTGATCGGTTTTAAAATTCTCATCACCGCCGGTATGTTAATTGTGGGTGCAGTGCTGCTTGTAAGCAATGAAATCAACGTGGGGCAGTTTGCTGCAGCTGAGATTGTGATACTGCTTGTATTGGCTTCAGTAGAAAAACTGATTCGCAGTTTAGATAAGATCTATGATATATTAACGGCTGTCGAAAAATTAGGAAAAGTAATTGACAAGCCGTTGGAACCGGAAGGCACATTGGGTCTTGATGCTTCATTGCAAGGAGTATCTATTCAAGTGAATAATGTAAGTTTCAGTTATAACGATCAGCGGCCAATACTCAATAATCTGTCGTTAAAAATTGGTGCAGGTGAAAAAGTATGTATCAGAGGCGGTGAGGGTTCGGGCAAATCAACCTTTTTAAAATTACTGACGGGTGCCTATTCTGATTTTGATGGGAATATTCTGATGAATGATGTCCCGCTTGGAAATTACAAACCGGTGCTATTGCGTTCCGAAACGGGTATTCTGTTTAACCGGCTGGAAATTTTTCAGGGAACCTTGTATGAAAATATTACGTTGGGCGATACAAACATCACCACCTCACAGATCAATGCATTGGCGGCAAAACTGGGTATCAGCGAATTTATTGCATCGCTCAAAAAAGGATTTGATACGGAAATTGATGCGGTAGGAAATCGTTTATCCAGTGCCGTTATTCGCAAAGTGTTATTGTTACGGGCGCTGGTATCAAGTCCGAAATTATTATTGCTGGAAGAACCATGGCTTGGCCTTGATCCCGAATGCCGTCGGCGAATTGAACAATATCTGCTTGAAGAGATACCGGCAACTACAGTGGTGGTGATCACAAACGATGATTCTTTTGCAAACAGGTGCAACCGTATTTTTTATATGCACGATGGAAAAGTTGTAAGAGAAGAACAACCCATTTCAAAACAGTAA
- the groL gene encoding chaperonin GroEL (60 kDa chaperone family; promotes refolding of misfolded polypeptides especially under stressful conditions; forms two stacked rings of heptamers to form a barrel-shaped 14mer; ends can be capped by GroES; misfolded proteins enter the barrel where they are refolded when GroES binds), translating into MAKQIFFDIEGRNKMKRGVDILANAVKVTLGPKGRNVVIEKKFGAPAVTKDGVTVAKEIELEDPIENMGAQMVKEVASKTADIAGDGTTTATVLAQSIISEGLKMVAAGANPMDLKRGIDKAVSLVVANLKSQSQTVGNDSKKIQQVASISANNDETIGKLIAEAFAKVGKEGVITVEEAKGTDTTVDVVEGMQFDRGYISPYFVTNSEKMEVELQNPYILIYDKKISAMKDILHILEKVAQSGRPLVIISEDLEGEALATLVVNKLRGTLKVAAVKAPGFGDRRKEMLTDIAILTAGTVISEEQGYKLENADLTYLGQASSITIDKDNTTIVGGKGKKAEITARVNQIKAQVENTTSDYDKEKLQERLAKLAGGVAVLYIGAATEMEMKEKKDRVDDALHATRAAVEEGIVPGGGVAYIRAIDALEAKVRGQIEDEQTGMQIVRRALEEPMRTLTANAGIDGSIVVQKIKEGKGDFGFNARTEVYENLFKAGVIDPTKVSRVALENAASIAGMLLTTECVIADKPKKEEAHAHGAPDMGGMGGY; encoded by the coding sequence ATGGCAAAGCAAATATTCTTCGATATTGAAGGAAGAAATAAGATGAAAAGAGGTGTTGACATTCTGGCCAACGCTGTGAAAGTTACACTCGGTCCAAAAGGACGTAACGTAGTGATCGAAAAGAAATTCGGTGCACCGGCCGTAACGAAAGATGGTGTTACTGTTGCAAAAGAAATTGAACTGGAAGATCCTATTGAAAATATGGGTGCACAAATGGTGAAAGAAGTAGCTTCTAAAACTGCAGACATTGCGGGTGATGGTACTACTACTGCAACTGTATTGGCGCAATCAATCATCAGCGAAGGTTTGAAAATGGTAGCTGCCGGTGCAAATCCAATGGATCTGAAACGTGGTATTGATAAAGCTGTAAGCCTGGTTGTTGCAAACCTGAAAAGTCAATCACAAACTGTTGGTAACGACAGCAAAAAAATTCAACAGGTTGCTTCTATCTCTGCTAACAACGATGAAACGATCGGTAAACTGATCGCAGAAGCGTTTGCAAAAGTTGGTAAAGAAGGTGTGATCACTGTTGAAGAAGCAAAAGGTACCGATACTACTGTTGATGTAGTGGAAGGTATGCAGTTCGATCGTGGTTATATTTCTCCATACTTCGTTACAAACAGCGAAAAAATGGAAGTTGAATTGCAGAACCCCTACATTCTTATCTATGATAAGAAGATCTCTGCAATGAAAGATATTCTTCACATTTTGGAGAAAGTTGCACAAAGTGGTCGTCCATTAGTGATCATCTCTGAAGATCTCGAAGGTGAAGCATTAGCAACATTGGTTGTAAACAAACTCCGTGGTACATTAAAAGTTGCTGCTGTAAAAGCTCCGGGCTTCGGTGACCGTCGTAAAGAAATGTTGACTGATATTGCGATCCTTACTGCAGGTACAGTTATCAGTGAAGAACAAGGTTACAAATTAGAGAATGCTGATCTTACTTATTTAGGCCAGGCTTCTTCAATTACAATTGATAAAGACAACACAACTATTGTTGGTGGCAAAGGCAAGAAAGCTGAGATCACTGCACGTGTAAACCAGATCAAAGCACAGGTTGAAAACACAACTTCTGATTACGATAAAGAAAAATTACAAGAGCGCCTTGCTAAGTTAGCAGGTGGTGTTGCTGTATTGTACATTGGTGCTGCTACTGAAATGGAAATGAAAGAAAAGAAAGATCGTGTTGACGATGCATTACATGCAACCCGTGCAGCGGTTGAAGAAGGTATTGTTCCAGGTGGTGGTGTTGCTTACATCCGTGCAATAGATGCACTGGAAGCAAAAGTTCGTGGACAAATTGAAGATGAGCAAACCGGTATGCAGATCGTTCGTCGTGCACTGGAAGAACCAATGCGTACATTAACTGCTAATGCAGGTATTGACGGTTCTATCGTTGTACAGAAGATCAAAGAAGGTAAAGGTGATTTTGGTTTCAATGCCCGTACAGAAGTGTATGAGAACCTGTTTAAAGCAGGTGTAATTGATCCAACGAAAGTAAGCCGTGTTGCCTTGGAAAATGCAGCATCTATCGCTGGTATGTTATTAACTACTGAGTGTGTAATTGCTGACAAACCAAAGAAAGAAGAAGCACACGCACATGGCGCTCCTGATATGGGGGGCATGGGTGGTTACTAA
- a CDS encoding lysoplasmalogenase yields the protein MKQSATIVFRIYALVVVCELLLIYFQQPEWRWFTKPLLMPLLLLGFYLSSAKRNSTGFYLIAAALILSWAGDVLLQMKGMFIPGLISFLLAHIFYIVYFIRSNPGKKGLLQFQPLIGIPVLLYILLFLWMLFPYLDALKIPVIVYGITIGTMLLMSINMRRKTNHVAATYFIVGALLFVISDSLLAVNLFAYSSMLLGLCVMLTYASAQYLIVKGAFQNAG from the coding sequence ATGAAGCAATCGGCAACCATCGTTTTCCGCATCTATGCATTGGTGGTTGTGTGCGAACTGTTGCTGATTTATTTTCAACAACCGGAATGGCGATGGTTTACCAAACCATTGCTGATGCCGTTGCTTCTGCTCGGCTTTTATCTTAGTTCAGCAAAGCGAAACAGTACAGGTTTCTATCTCATTGCTGCTGCATTAATTCTATCGTGGGCCGGTGATGTGTTATTGCAAATGAAAGGAATGTTTATTCCGGGGCTGATCTCATTTTTACTGGCACATATTTTTTACATCGTTTATTTTATTCGCAGTAACCCGGGCAAAAAAGGATTGCTGCAGTTTCAACCATTGATCGGTATTCCGGTGTTGCTGTATATTCTTCTCTTTCTGTGGATGCTCTTTCCTTATTTAGATGCGTTAAAAATTCCAGTTATAGTGTATGGCATTACAATTGGAACCATGTTGTTGATGAGTATCAACATGCGACGAAAAACAAATCATGTGGCAGCCACTTATTTCATTGTTGGCGCATTGCTGTTTGTTATATCTGATTCTTTACTGGCTGTAAATCTTTTTGCATACAGCAGCATGCTGTTGGGTTTATGTGTGATGCTTACGTATGCCTCTGCACAGTATTTGATCGTGAAGGGAGCCTTTCAAAATGCGGGGTAA
- a CDS encoding L-serine ammonia-lyase, whose protein sequence is MSYEPISVFDMFKIGVGPSSSHTLGPWRAAQRFVQSIQTIQPLQQVATVRVLLYGSLAKTGKGHGTDVAIQLGLCGDDPVTFDVNSIDAKMHDIAAMKEIVLGGKHEIEFDPREDIDFLMSESLPFHPNAVTFLASFNDGTSVAETYYSIGGGFVVKENESTTGHAQVQLPFPVDTAEDLLHWCMKTGMSISEVVMENENAWRTEDDTKQGVLNIWHVMHECMYKGCHTEGYLPGGLNVKRRGAGLNKKLLQQKPYTNFQEWVEAIRSGGNDFKYTLDWVSCFALAVNEENASFGRVVTAPTNGAAGVIPAVLMYYVCFCNGMDEEKIIRFLLTASEVGSIFKKGSTISAAMGGCQAEIGVSSAMAAAALTECMGGTQRQVLMAAEIAMEHHLGLTCDPIAGLVQVPCIERNTMGAIKAITASQLALQSTPDYAKVSLDGVVKTMWDTAKDMNHKYKETAEGGLAINISIALPEC, encoded by the coding sequence TTGTCGTACGAACCTATTTCCGTTTTCGATATGTTTAAGATCGGTGTTGGTCCATCCAGCAGTCATACGCTGGGGCCATGGCGTGCCGCTCAACGTTTTGTGCAATCCATTCAAACAATACAACCGTTACAACAAGTGGCAACTGTGCGAGTGTTGCTGTATGGTTCATTGGCGAAAACGGGCAAAGGCCATGGAACAGATGTTGCCATTCAATTGGGTTTGTGTGGCGATGATCCTGTAACATTTGATGTTAACTCCATTGATGCCAAGATGCATGATATTGCTGCCATGAAAGAGATCGTGTTGGGCGGCAAGCATGAAATAGAATTCGATCCAAGAGAGGATATTGATTTTTTGATGAGTGAGAGTTTACCATTTCATCCCAATGCTGTTACATTTCTTGCTTCGTTCAATGATGGCACTTCTGTTGCTGAAACATATTATTCAATTGGTGGTGGTTTTGTAGTAAAAGAAAATGAATCAACTACCGGCCATGCACAGGTGCAGTTACCTTTCCCCGTTGATACAGCCGAAGATCTGTTGCATTGGTGTATGAAAACAGGCATGAGTATCAGTGAAGTGGTGATGGAAAATGAAAATGCATGGCGCACTGAAGACGATACAAAGCAAGGCGTACTCAACATCTGGCATGTAATGCATGAGTGTATGTACAAAGGTTGCCATACAGAAGGTTATTTACCGGGTGGTTTGAATGTGAAACGGCGTGGTGCCGGGTTGAATAAAAAATTACTACAGCAAAAACCTTATACAAATTTTCAGGAGTGGGTGGAAGCGATCCGTAGTGGTGGCAACGATTTTAAATACACCCTCGATTGGGTAAGTTGTTTTGCGTTAGCCGTGAATGAAGAGAATGCTTCGTTCGGACGAGTAGTAACTGCACCAACAAATGGTGCTGCCGGTGTTATACCTGCTGTGCTCATGTATTATGTTTGTTTCTGCAATGGAATGGATGAAGAAAAGATCATCCGTTTTTTATTAACTGCTTCCGAAGTGGGCAGCATCTTTAAAAAAGGTTCAACCATTTCTGCTGCAATGGGTGGGTGTCAGGCAGAGATTGGCGTATCAAGTGCAATGGCCGCAGCGGCACTCACTGAATGTATGGGTGGTACCCAGCGACAGGTATTGATGGCTGCTGAAATTGCCATGGAACATCATCTTGGTTTGACCTGCGATCCTATTGCCGGACTTGTGCAGGTACCTTGTATTGAGCGAAATACTATGGGCGCCATCAAAGCCATCACCGCTTCTCAACTTGCTTTACAAAGCACACCCGATTATGCAAAGGTTTCATTAGATGGTGTGGTAAAAACCATGTGGGATACCGCCAAGGATATGAATCACAAATACAAAGAAACTGCAGAAGGTGGACTGGCTATCAATATTTCCATTGCTCTTCCTGAGTGTTAA
- a CDS encoding SPOR domain-containing protein, whose translation MKIQDILSQYLYKEKSLTLPGLGRFDLDPSVNVYELKEEGWPSNTISFTPNRNAPLNDELLQFLVQQTGKMKPLAMSDLESYISSGLQLLNIGKPFPIKGIGSLTKTRDDHFQFEQGSPALEKIDSINTDHVRDRTIVADGETAIDFSHEERKSSKKPILMVGSLVALVLVGFGVYLAIQKFKTTAQEPVVSEQEVAMDTIAPAVDTASTPLDTAQVAAVDTTVVTPPPAPVQNTVNSGSFQLIVDQFKAKAAADRRVEALKIRGFDVSVNQKDSSTYRVVLQVNRPLADSAVVMDSLRKFYLWKPKLIN comes from the coding sequence GTGAAAATCCAGGACATTCTATCGCAGTACTTGTATAAAGAGAAATCACTCACCCTTCCCGGGCTTGGTCGTTTTGATCTTGATCCTTCTGTAAACGTATATGAATTAAAAGAAGAAGGCTGGCCGAGCAATACCATTTCGTTTACCCCCAACCGTAATGCGCCACTCAACGATGAACTGCTGCAGTTCCTTGTACAGCAAACCGGCAAAATGAAACCGCTTGCGATGAGCGATCTTGAATCGTACATCAGCAGCGGATTGCAATTGCTCAATATTGGCAAACCATTTCCGATCAAAGGCATTGGATCGCTCACCAAAACAAGAGATGATCATTTTCAATTTGAACAGGGAAGTCCTGCGTTGGAAAAAATTGATTCCATCAATACCGATCATGTACGTGACCGTACTATAGTTGCCGATGGAGAAACAGCGATTGATTTCTCACATGAAGAACGAAAGAGCTCAAAAAAACCGATTCTCATGGTCGGAAGCCTTGTTGCGTTGGTATTGGTTGGCTTCGGGGTTTATCTTGCTATACAAAAATTTAAAACTACTGCACAAGAACCGGTAGTAAGCGAACAAGAGGTAGCGATGGATACCATTGCACCTGCTGTTGATACGGCGAGCACGCCTTTAGATACGGCACAAGTTGCAGCGGTTGATACAACGGTTGTTACTCCCCCACCTGCTCCAGTGCAGAACACTGTAAACAGCGGATCGTTTCAATTGATCGTTGATCAGTTCAAAGCAAAAGCTGCGGCCGACAGACGTGTCGAAGCGTTGAAGATTCGTGGGTTTGATGTAAGCGTCAATCAAAAAGACAGCAGTACTTATCGTGTAGTATTACAGGTGAACCGTCCATTAGCTGATAGTGCTGTTGTGATGGACTCGCTTCGCAAATTCTATCTCTGGAAACCCAAACTCATAAACTAA
- the nhaA gene encoding Na+/H+ antiporter NhaA produces MNPTKLFKDFFESEKAGGLTLIACTVVSLLIANSGWGEGYHAFWQSNFAGLSVEHWVNDALMAVFFLLIGLELEREIYQGELSNPKDALLPMFGALGGLLVPAGLYLLLNIGTNTQSGAGIPMATDIAFALGILSLLGNKVPTSLKVFLTALAVIDDLCAILVIAIFYTKTLLWTNLFIALGIFVGLLVMNRMKVRNLIPYLLGGIAMWYFMLHSGVHATITGVLLAFAIPFGNGDEKSTSYILQHFLHKPVAFLILPIFALANTAIIISGDITQTLTENYSMGIALGLIVGKPLGIFALTFVAVSTRLCKLPDDLNWKHIFGVGLLGGIGFTMSIFITLLAFENETIINNAKLVILLSSLVAGLLGFFVLKLTLKKQAA; encoded by the coding sequence ATGAATCCAACTAAACTATTTAAAGATTTCTTCGAAAGTGAAAAAGCAGGAGGTTTAACACTCATTGCCTGTACTGTTGTTTCATTATTGATCGCTAACTCTGGCTGGGGTGAAGGTTATCATGCATTCTGGCAATCGAATTTCGCCGGTCTTTCTGTGGAGCATTGGGTAAATGATGCATTGATGGCTGTTTTCTTTTTGCTGATCGGCCTTGAATTAGAAAGAGAGATCTACCAGGGAGAACTTTCAAACCCAAAAGATGCGTTGCTGCCGATGTTTGGTGCATTGGGTGGTTTACTTGTACCGGCGGGATTGTATCTTTTACTCAATATTGGAACCAATACACAATCGGGTGCAGGTATACCTATGGCAACGGATATTGCATTTGCGTTGGGTATTTTGTCGCTGCTGGGTAACAAAGTTCCTACTTCATTAAAAGTTTTTCTAACAGCTCTTGCTGTGATCGATGACCTGTGTGCAATTTTAGTAATTGCCATCTTCTATACAAAAACACTGTTGTGGACCAACCTGTTTATTGCGTTGGGAATATTTGTTGGTTTACTGGTGATGAACAGAATGAAGGTTCGAAACCTGATACCATATTTACTGGGTGGTATAGCCATGTGGTATTTTATGTTGCACTCGGGTGTGCATGCAACCATTACCGGTGTGTTACTTGCTTTTGCGATTCCTTTTGGTAATGGCGATGAGAAATCAACTTCCTACATCCTCCAACACTTCCTGCATAAACCTGTCGCCTTTCTAATACTGCCTATTTTTGCGTTGGCAAATACAGCAATTATTATCAGCGGCGACATTACACAAACGCTTACTGAAAATTACAGTATGGGTATTGCTTTGGGACTGATCGTTGGTAAACCACTTGGCATTTTTGCATTGACCTTTGTAGCAGTTTCAACCAGGCTTTGCAAATTACCAGACGATTTGAATTGGAAACATATTTTCGGTGTTGGTCTGTTAGGTGGTATTGGATTTACTATGTCCATCTTTATTACACTGCTGGCTTTCGAGAATGAAACGATCATCAATAATGCAAAACTGGTGATCCTGCTTTCTTCATTAGTCGCTGGTTTGCTTGGTTTTTTTGTATTGAAATTAACGCTGAAGAAACAGGCAGCATAA
- a CDS encoding FKBP-type peptidyl-prolyl cis-trans isomerase, with protein MKYLLSLLSVVVLLSACKKKDEGCDAKPGNTSASAQEEAMVTEYIAANNITGAVELGSSGLYYVIETPGNSKKPGLCTTVAVKYVGRLTNGTIFDQTTGTNTAVFSLANLIESWQRTIPLLGEGGKIKLIVPPALGYGAAGSYNSNTGQYTIPPNSVLLFDIELVTVAS; from the coding sequence ATGAAGTATTTGTTATCGTTATTATCGGTTGTTGTGTTGTTGAGTGCATGTAAAAAGAAAGACGAAGGATGTGATGCTAAACCCGGCAATACATCCGCATCTGCACAGGAAGAGGCAATGGTTACAGAATATATTGCCGCTAATAATATTACGGGTGCTGTAGAACTGGGAAGCTCCGGATTGTATTATGTAATTGAAACGCCTGGCAACAGTAAAAAACCCGGGCTTTGCACCACAGTTGCGGTAAAATATGTGGGACGTTTAACAAACGGAACTATTTTCGATCAAACAACAGGCACCAATACAGCTGTTTTTTCATTGGCGAATTTGATCGAATCATGGCAGCGTACCATTCCATTGTTGGGCGAAGGTGGAAAGATCAAATTAATTGTTCCTCCGGCTTTGGGATATGGTGCTGCGGGATCATATAATTCCAATACAGGTCAATATACTATTCCACCGAATTCGGTTTTACTGTTTGATATTGAACTGGTAACGGTAGCCAGCTAA
- a CDS encoding HlyD family secretion protein translates to MSYQILTPDIQEKAGKQLNSFNEIYRQHKSSRIRKYFYFIIGIVIVILFLPWTQNIRSNGTVTTLRQEQRPQQVNNIIAGRIVKWWVKEGDFVKKGDTIVQLAEIKDDYLDPNLLQRTEQQLSAEQMTIDYYEGKVSTTGQQIEALENERELKLSSIDNKLIQTRRKVQSDSMKVSAATNEMNVADRQLEGAVKMYEQGVIPLTEFERRKVMHQNVNAKMIGAQNDFNNSKQDLLILQLERSAAIQEYAEKIAKASGDRFQSQSQIATGQGKVAKLQNQYDNYRIRNGQYFVLAPQDGQVIKAMKAGINEMLKEGDMIVEIVPKQYQLAVEVWVKPMDLQLITIGQKTRFMFDGFPAIIFSGWPQASYGTFGGEIVAIESNLSSNGMFRVLVAEDKNDRPWPTNMKLGTGAVNFTLLKDVSVWYELWRQINGFPPDYYRPQTTANGKEEKQTK, encoded by the coding sequence ATGTCGTATCAGATTCTTACACCCGATATACAGGAAAAAGCAGGTAAACAGTTGAATTCGTTCAACGAAATTTACCGGCAGCATAAGAGCAGCCGTATCCGTAAATATTTCTATTTTATTATCGGAATTGTGATTGTGATTTTGTTTTTACCATGGACACAAAACATCCGTAGCAACGGAACTGTTACTACACTTCGCCAGGAGCAGCGGCCGCAGCAGGTAAACAATATTATTGCCGGACGTATTGTAAAATGGTGGGTAAAAGAAGGCGACTTTGTTAAGAAGGGCGATACGATTGTGCAGTTAGCAGAGATCAAAGATGATTACCTCGATCCGAATCTCTTGCAGCGTACCGAACAGCAATTGAGTGCCGAACAAATGACCATTGATTATTATGAAGGAAAAGTAAGTACAACCGGTCAGCAAATTGAAGCACTGGAAAACGAACGGGAATTAAAGTTGAGTTCAATCGATAATAAACTCATACAAACAAGAAGGAAAGTGCAGAGTGACAGCATGAAAGTGAGTGCGGCTACAAATGAAATGAATGTAGCTGATCGACAACTCGAAGGTGCAGTAAAAATGTATGAACAAGGTGTTATTCCCTTAACTGAATTTGAACGAAGGAAAGTGATGCATCAGAATGTGAATGCAAAAATGATCGGTGCACAAAACGATTTCAATAACAGCAAACAGGATCTATTGATTCTGCAATTAGAACGTAGTGCAGCCATTCAGGAATATGCGGAGAAAATTGCAAAAGCATCCGGCGATCGTTTTCAATCGCAATCGCAAATTGCAACGGGCCAGGGGAAAGTAGCGAAGCTGCAAAATCAATATGATAATTACAGGATAAGAAACGGACAATACTTTGTGTTGGCGCCGCAGGACGGGCAGGTGATCAAAGCTATGAAAGCCGGTATCAATGAAATGCTGAAAGAAGGTGATATGATCGTTGAAATTGTACCAAAGCAATATCAACTCGCAGTGGAAGTGTGGGTAAAACCAATGGATCTGCAATTGATTACTATTGGACAAAAAACACGCTTTATGTTCGATGGTTTTCCGGCAATTATTTTTAGTGGATGGCCACAGGCATCGTATGGAACATTTGGTGGTGAAATTGTAGCGATCGAATCAAACCTCAGCAGCAACGGTATGTTTCGTGTATTGGTAGCAGAAGATAAAAACGATCGTCCGTGGCCAACCAATATGAAACTCGGCACAGGTGCTGTAAATTTTACATTGCTGAAAGATGTATCGGTGTGGTATGAATTGTGGCGGCAGATCAATGGATTTCCACCGGATTATTATCGGCCGCAAACAACAGCCAATGGAAAAGAGGAGAAGCAAACGAAGTAA